The following proteins are co-located in the Cryptococcus neoformans var. grubii H99 chromosome 1, complete sequence genome:
- a CDS encoding ATP-binding cassette, subfamily B (MDR/TAP), member 1: MSASPGLTAAAAGPDHLQARRDEKVIDSEKDALAHDAHAVNSGIPYPTATAPNVGAPTVPISVGRVSSAAEGKISRSSIAASSDTLRNSPLEKPISNAFSKSHPYKKSKFDFLKSRKKKEEEERKNKEKEKEASVLPPVSFFALFRFAAPLEIIAMVLGLVLAVAAGSCQPLMTLIFGRLTTSFTNYAVIANQISQGGLTPETSAALQAAKDDLKTQSGHNALYLMAIGIGMFLATWLYMFIWNVTGELNSKRIRERYLAAVLRQEIAYFDDLGAGEVATRIQTDCHLVQEGTSEKVALVFQYAGTFVCGFVLAFVRSPRLAGALVSILPVIMLCGGIMMTAMAKYGTAALDHIAKAGSLAEEVIGSIRTVQAFGKEKILGDKFADHIEQSKIVGRKGSIFEGFGLSIMFFVIYAAYALAFFYGGILVSNGQADSGIVINVFMSILIGSFSMAMLAPELAAVTKARGAAAKLFATIDRVPAIDSASEEGFKPDGLRGEISFENVKFHYPSRPSIPILKGFTTTFEAGKTFALVGASGSGKSTVVSLIERFYDPVSGVVKLDGRDIRSLNLNWLRQQIGLVSQEPTLFGTTVRGNVEHGLIGSRYENASLEEKFELVKKACVDANAHNFIMKLPQGYDTMVGERGMLLSGGQKQRVAIARAIVSDPRILLLDEATSALDTQSEGIVQDALDKASRGRTTITIAHRLSTIRDADRIYVMGGGEVLEQGSHNDLLANENGPYAQLVNNQKLAQEAAAEALQVDDDIEDPDDAVFIGGSSPMQEKDKQLHRAVTGRSLASIAMDDIQAKRAEEVAGEDKIPSSFGLYARLLRMNSADKFIYIIAFIAAICAGMVYPSLAILFGKALSDFEIQDPAELRHALSRSALWYFITALAAAFVIFFQSAGFSRAGWDLNGVLRKKLFTATLRHDIEWFDEERNSTGAVTSNLADQPQKVQGLFGPTLGTVVQSCATLIGGCIIGLCYGPLLALIGIACIPILVSGGYIRLKVVVLKDQRMKKLHAASAHLASEAAGAVKTVASLTREKDVRRIYSEALKAPMKLNFRTSIKSQCLFAASQGLTFCIIALVFYIGALWIIDAKYSTASFYTVLNSIVFASIQAGNVFTFVPDASKANSSAASIFRSIDNEPAINAESNEGKVLDHKHVVGHVRIEGVHFRYPTRPGVRVLRNLTIDVPAGTYVALVGPSGCGKSTTIQMLERFYDPLAGRVTLDGIDIKELNLASYRSQISLVSQEPTLYAGTIRFNILLGANKPIEEVTQDEIDAACKDANIYDFIVSLPDGFDTEVGGKGSQLSGGQKQRIAIARALIRNPKVLLLDEATSALDSQSEKVVQEALDKAAKGRTTIAIAHRLSSIQHSDRIYYFSEGRVAEHGTHQELLAKKGGYYELVQMQNLSRQ; encoded by the exons ATGTCTGCTTCTCCAGGACTCACTGCGGCTGCAGCCGGCCCCGACCATCTTCAAGCCCGCCGTGACGAAAAAGTCATCGACTCCGAGAAGGATGCTCTTGCCCACGATGCTCATGCTGTGAACTCTGGTATACCTTACCCAACAGCCACTGCACCTAATGTCGGAGCACCCACTGTCCCAATCAGCGTTGGTCGCGTTTCGTCGGCAGCCGAAGGAAAGATTAGCCGCTCCTCTATCGCCGCTTCCTCTGACACTCTCCGCAACTCTCCGTTAGAGAAGCCAATCTCCAATGCTTTCTCAAAATCACATCCATACAAGAAAAGCAAGTTCGACTTCCTCAAATCtcgaaagaaaaaagaagaggaagagagaaaaaataaagaaaaagagaaggaggccagtgttcttcctccagtTTCGTTCTTTGCCCTCTTCAGGTTCGCTGCACCTCTTGAGATCATTGCCATGGTCTTGGGCCTTGTGCTTGCCGTTGCAGCCGGATCTTGCCAACCTTTAATGACTTTAATATTCG GTCGATTAACCACGTCTTTCACGAATTATGCTGTCATTGCGAACCAAATATCCCAAGGGGGACTTACTCCCGAGACGTCTGCGGCTTTACAAGCAGCCAAAGATGATCTCAAGACTCAATCTGGCCACAATGCCCTTTATCTGATGGCCATTGGCATTGGAATGTTTCTAGCGACTTGGCTTTACATGTTCATCTGGAATGTTACTGGCGAGCTCAACTCTAAAAGGATTAGAGAGCGTTACTTGGCTGCAGTGCTTAGACAGGAG ATTGCCTACTTTGATGATCTGGGCGCCGGAGAAGTCGCCACTCGCATTCAGACCGATTGTCACCTTGTCCAAGAGGGAACATCTGAAAAGGTCGCTCTCGTATTCCAATATGCTGGTACTTTTGTCTGCGGTTTTGTTCTAGCTTTTGTCCGGTCACCTCGTCTTGCGGGCGCTCTTGTTTCCATCCTGCCAGTCATCATGCTCTGCGGCGGTATTATGATGACGGCCATGGCCAAATATGGGACTGCGGCTCTTGATCACATCGCGAAAGCGGGCAGCTTGGCAGAAGAGGTCATAGGAAGTATCAGGACTGTTCAGGCTtttggcaaggaaaagatctTGGGTGACAAATTTGCCGATCACATTGAGCAGAGCAAGATTGTCGGTAGAAAAGGCTCCATCTTTGAAGGCTTTGGTTTGAGCATCATGT TCTTCGTCATCTACGCCGCTTATgccctcgccttcttctACGGTGGCATTCTCGTCAGTAACGGCCAAGCCGACTCCGGTATCGTCATCAACGTTTTCATGTCCATCCTCATTGGTTCCTTCTCCATGGCGATGCTTGCTCCCGAGTTGGCTGCTGTCACCAAAGCGCGAGGCGCTGCTGCCAAGCTTTTCGCAACTATCGACCGTGTACCCGCCATTGATTCCGCCAGCGAGGAAGGTTTCAAGCCCGATGGCCTTCGCGGTGAGATTAGCTTTGAAAATGTCAAGTTCCATTATCCGTCCCGACCCAGCATTCCTATCTTGAAGGGCTTCACTACTACGTTTGAAGCCGGTAAGACTTTCGCTCTCGTCGGAGCTAGTGGAAGCGGAAAGAGTACTGTCGTTTCTCTTATTGAGAGGTTTTACGACCCCGTTAGTGGTGTTGTGAAGCTTGACGGTAGAGATATCAGGTCGCTTAACCTCAATTGGCTTCGTCAACAGATTG GTCTTGTATCTCAGGAACCCACTCTTTTCGGTACCACCGTCCGCGGTAACGTCGAACACGGTCTCATCGGCTCCAGATATGAGAATGCCTCTCTCGAGGAAAAATTTGAGCTTGTGAAGAAGGCTTGTGTCGATGCCAACGCCCATAATTTTATCATGAAACTTCCGCAAGGTTATGATACCATGGTTGGTGAGCGCGGTATGCTGTTATCTGGTGGTCAGAAGCAGCGAGTTGCGATTGCTCGTGCTATCGTTTCCGACCCTAGGAttttgttgttggacgAAGCTACCTCTGCTCTTGACACTCAGAGCGAAGGTATTGTGCAAGATGCTTTGGACAAGGCCTCGCGAGGCAGGACTACTATCACCATTGCTCATAGGTTATC TACCATTCGAGATGCCGACAGAATTTACGTGATGGGTGGTGGCGAAGTACTGGAGCAGGGTTCTCACAACGATCTTCTCGCCAACGAAAACGGTCCT TACGCACAACTTGTCAACAATCAAAAACTTGCTCaagaagctgctgctgaagcCCTCCAGGTGGATGACGATATCGAGGACCCTGACGATGCCGTTTTCATTGGCGGTTCTTCGCCTAtgcaagaaaaagacaaacAGCTTCATCGCGCAGTGACTGGAAGGTCTTTGGCCAGTATCGCCATGGACGACATCCAAGCCAAGAGGGCGGAGGAAGTCGCAGGTGAGGACAAGATACCTTCAAGCTTTGGTCTGTATGCCAGGctgttgaggatgaattCCGCCGATAAATTTATATACATCATAG CGTTTATCGCCGCCATCTGCGCAGGCATGGTTTATCCTTCTTTGGCCATCCTCTTTGGCAAAGCCCTCTCCGACTTTGAGATTCAAGATCCTGCCGAACTTCGACATGCTCTCAGTCGCAGTGC CCTGTGGTACTTTATCACTGCTCTTGCGGCTGCAtttgtcatcttcttccaaagtgCCGGCTTCTCTCGCGCCGGTTGGGATTTGAACGGTGTCTTGAGAAAAAAGTTGTTCACTGCTACTTTGCGACATGACATCGAATGGTTCGACGAGGAACGCAACTCT ACTGGTGCCGTCACATCCAACCTTGCCGATCAACCTCAGAAGGTGCAAGGTCTGTTTGGGCCTACTTTGGGTACAGTCGTCCAGTCCTGCGCCACTCTCATCGGTGGTTGTATTATCGGCTTGTGCTACGGTCCTC TTCTCGCTCTGATCGGTATCGCTTGTATCCCCATCCTTGTCTCTGGAGGTTATATTCGTCTCAAGGTCGTTGTACTCAAGGACCAACGTATGAAGAAGCTCCATGCCGCTAGTGCACATCTTGCCAGTGAAGCTGCTGGAGCCGTTAAGACAGTAGCCAGTCTTAccagggagaaggatgtaAGGAGAATCTATTCTGAAGCTCTTAAAGCTCCTATGAAATTAAATTT CCGTACTTCTATTAAATCCCAGTGTCTCTTTGCGGCGAGTCAGGGTTTGACTTTCTGTATCATTGCTCTGGTCTTCTACATTGGCGCATTATGGATCATCGATGCCAAATACTCCACTGCTAGTTTCTATACTGTCTTGAACTCCATT GTCTTTGCGTCTATTCAAGCTGGAAATGTCTTCACCTTCGTCCCGGATGCGTCCAAGGCCAATTCCTCGGCCgcctccatcttccgaAGCATCGACAATGAACCGGCTATCAATGCTGAATCTAATGAAGGGAAGGTGCTTGATCACAAGCACGTCGTTGGTCATGTGCGAATTGAAGGCGTTCACTTCAGGTATCCTACCAGGCCGGGAGTGAGAGTACTGAGGAATTTGACTATTGATGTTCCTGCCGGCACTTA TGTGGCACTCGTTGGTCCTTCCGGTTGTGGAAAGTCTACCACTATTCAAATGCTGGAGAGGTTCTACGACCCTTTGGCTGGCCGTGTGACTTTGGATGGCATCGATATTAAGGAGCTCAACTTGGCGAGTTACCGTAGCCAGATCTCCCTCGTTTCTCAAGAACCT ACCCTTTACGCGGGTACAATTAGGTTTAATATTCTTTTGGGCGCGAACAAGCCCATAGAGGAGGTGACTCaggatgagattgatgCTGCCTGCAAGGATGCCAATATT TACGACTTTATCGTGTCCTTGCCAGATGGTTTTGACACCGAAGTGGGTGGGAAAGGCTCTCAGCTTTCTGGTGGTCAAAAGCAACGTATCGCTATCGCCCGTGCTCTCATTCGAAACCCTAAAGTCTTGCTCCTTGACGAAGCTACGTCCGCACTCGACAGTCAGTCAGAAAAGGTCGTTCAGGAGGCACTTGATAAGGCAGCCAAGGGTAGAACAACCATTGCGATTGCTCATCGTTTGTCGTCAATTCAACATTCTGACCGGATTTACTACTTCTCTGAAGGCAGGGTAGCCGAGCATGGAACACATCAGGAGCTTTTGGCCAAGAAGGGTGGCTAT TATGAGCTGGTTCAAATGCAAAACCTGAGTCGTCAATAG